Proteins found in one Rickettsiales bacterium genomic segment:
- a CDS encoding prepilin-type N-terminal cleavage/methylation domain-containing protein produces MKNNRNTHQKSGFTLVELAIVIVIIGLIIGGVLVGQDMIKSAEVRATIGQWESTNAATNTFRDKYGYIPGDINQTRATDYGFYVRTGVAAVGNGDGNGLLDGCALGAGTVQGCETVLYWRDLNDAEMIDGWFQAATEVVAASLTADALPLYFPEAKLGRGNYWVAYSAGGRNWFTVTGATGTAATGILASANSLTPFEAFNIDRKVDDSRPLQGGVRAMEGVLINVPAAAGAATCVFTGGLAYNQTTEVLADSPLCQVRLRMM; encoded by the coding sequence ATGAAAAACAATCGAAACACCCATCAGAAAAGCGGTTTTACGCTCGTCGAGCTAGCAATCGTTATTGTGATTATTGGTCTTATTATCGGCGGTGTGCTGGTAGGACAAGACATGATCAAGTCCGCTGAAGTTCGCGCAACGATCGGCCAATGGGAAAGCACTAACGCGGCGACAAACACGTTCCGCGATAAATACGGTTATATCCCAGGCGATATCAACCAAACACGTGCCACAGATTATGGTTTTTACGTCCGTACGGGTGTTGCCGCTGTTGGTAACGGCGATGGTAATGGGCTCCTTGATGGCTGCGCACTCGGTGCAGGAACCGTTCAGGGCTGTGAAACCGTGCTATACTGGCGTGATTTGAACGATGCTGAAATGATCGATGGCTGGTTCCAAGCAGCAACCGAAGTCGTTGCAGCCAGCTTGACTGCAGATGCCCTGCCACTTTACTTCCCTGAAGCAAAACTCGGTCGTGGTAACTATTGGGTTGCTTATTCTGCTGGGGGCCGTAACTGGTTCACTGTCACGGGCGCAACAGGAACTGCAGCAACCGGTATACTCGCTTCTGCAAATTCACTCACTCCGTTTGAAGCGTTCAACATTGACCGTAAAGTAGATGATTCTCGTCCACTTCAAGGTGGTGTCCGCGCGATGGAAGGCGTACTCATCAATGTACCAGCCGCTGCAGGTGCAGCAACCTGCGTATTCACGGGTGGTCTTGCTTATAATCAAACAACAGAAGTCCTTGCAGATTCACCACTCTGCCAAGTACGCCTACGCATGATGTAA
- a CDS encoding DUF1013 domain-containing protein yields the protein MTLPIMPKATAVWLVDNTALSFEQIADFCGMHPLEIKGIADGEVATGIIGADPIAAGQLKKEQIENAEEDSKVSLTLAKNAQQYMKKKLKGARYTPVARRADKPDAIAWILKNHPELPDSKTVKLVGTTKNTITAIRERSHWNTNNLRPRDPVLLGLCTQTHLDDAIRKAGGKIDGEDDSDSTAATA from the coding sequence ATGACCCTGCCTATTATGCCGAAAGCCACTGCCGTATGGTTAGTTGATAACACTGCCCTAAGCTTTGAGCAAATCGCCGATTTCTGCGGTATGCATCCATTAGAAATTAAAGGGATCGCCGATGGTGAAGTCGCCACCGGTATTATCGGTGCAGACCCAATCGCCGCCGGTCAGCTGAAAAAAGAACAAATTGAAAATGCAGAAGAAGATAGCAAAGTTTCGCTAACTCTCGCTAAAAATGCTCAGCAATATATGAAGAAGAAACTCAAAGGCGCTCGTTATACGCCAGTGGCTCGCCGTGCAGATAAGCCCGATGCGATTGCGTGGATTCTTAAAAACCACCCAGAACTTCCTGATAGTAAAACCGTTAAACTCGTTGGTACCACGAAAAATACGATTACCGCTATTCGCGAACGCTCGCACTGGAATACGAATAACCTTCGTCCACGTGACCCTGTCCTGCTTGGACTCTGCACGCAAACTCATCTTGATGATGCGATCAGAAAAGCCGGTGGAAAAATTGATGGCGAAGACGATTCTGATAGCACAGCAGCAACGGCTTAA